One segment of Kogia breviceps isolate mKogBre1 chromosome 14, mKogBre1 haplotype 1, whole genome shotgun sequence DNA contains the following:
- the DNASE1 gene encoding deoxyribonuclease-1 isoform X1, with protein MRGARLMGVLLALAGLLQQALSLRIAAFNIQTFGETKMSNATLSNYIVQILSRYDIALVQEVRDNHLTAVGRLLDKLNQDDPNTYHYVVSEPLGRNSYKERYLFLFRPDQVSVLDSYQYDDGCEPCGNDSFSREPAVVKFSSPFTQIKEFAIVPLHAAPSDAVAEIDSLYDVYLDVWHKWDLEDVMLMGDFNAGCSYVTPSQWSSIRLHRSPRFQWLIPDTADTTVTSTHCAYDRIVVAGSLLQSAVVPNSAAPFDFQAAYGLSDQIALAISDHYPVEVTLKRA; from the exons ATGAGGGGTGCCAGGCTGATGGGGGTGCTGCTCGCCCTGGCTGGCCTTCTGCAGCAGGCCCTGTCCCTGAGAATAGCAGCCTTCAACATCCAGACTTTTGGGGAGACCAAGATGTCCAATGCTACCCTTTCCAACTACATTGTGCAG ATCCTGAGTCGCTATGATATCGCCCTCGTCCAGGAGGTCAGAGACAACCACCTGACGGCTGTAGGGAGGCTGCTGGACAAACTCAACCA GGATGACCCAAACACCTATCACTATGTGGTCAGTGAGCCGCTGGGACGCAACAGCTATAAGGAGCGCTACCTCTTCCTGTTCAG ACCCGACCAGGTTTCCGTGCTGGACAGCTACCAGTACGATGATGGCTGTGAGCCCTGTGGGAATGACAGCTTCAGCAGAGAGCCAGCTGTGGTCAAGTTTTCCTCCCCCTTCACAC AGATCAAGGAGTTTGCCATTGTTCCCCTGCATGCGGCCCCATCGGATGCAGTGGCTGAGATCGACTCTCTCTATGATGTCTACCTGGATGTCTGGCATAAGTGGGACTTGGAG GACGTCATGTTGATGGGTGATTTCAATGCTGGCTGCAGCTACGTGACCCCCTCGCAATGGTCATCTATCCGCCTGCACAGGAGCCCTCGCTTCCAGTGGCTGATTCCTGACACTGCCGACACCACTGTTACATCCACACACTGTGCCTACGACAG GATCGTGGTTGCAGGATCTCTGCTCCAAAGTGCTGTGGTTCCCAACTCAGCTGCTCCCTTTGACTTCCAAGCTGCATACGGACTGAGTGACCAGATC GCCCTAGCCATCAGCGACCATTACCCGGTGGAGGTGACGCTGAAGAGAGCCTGA
- the DNASE1 gene encoding deoxyribonuclease-1 isoform X3: MLPFPTTLCRDDPNTYHYVVSEPLGRNSYKERYLFLFRPDQVSVLDSYQYDDGCEPCGNDSFSREPAVVKFSSPFTQIKEFAIVPLHAAPSDAVAEIDSLYDVYLDVWHKWDLEDVMLMGDFNAGCSYVTPSQWSSIRLHRSPRFQWLIPDTADTTVTSTHCAYDRIVVAGSLLQSAVVPNSAAPFDFQAAYGLSDQIALAISDHYPVEVTLKRA, from the exons ATGCTACCCTTTCCAACTACATTGTGCAG GGATGACCCAAACACCTATCACTATGTGGTCAGTGAGCCGCTGGGACGCAACAGCTATAAGGAGCGCTACCTCTTCCTGTTCAG ACCCGACCAGGTTTCCGTGCTGGACAGCTACCAGTACGATGATGGCTGTGAGCCCTGTGGGAATGACAGCTTCAGCAGAGAGCCAGCTGTGGTCAAGTTTTCCTCCCCCTTCACAC AGATCAAGGAGTTTGCCATTGTTCCCCTGCATGCGGCCCCATCGGATGCAGTGGCTGAGATCGACTCTCTCTATGATGTCTACCTGGATGTCTGGCATAAGTGGGACTTGGAG GACGTCATGTTGATGGGTGATTTCAATGCTGGCTGCAGCTACGTGACCCCCTCGCAATGGTCATCTATCCGCCTGCACAGGAGCCCTCGCTTCCAGTGGCTGATTCCTGACACTGCCGACACCACTGTTACATCCACACACTGTGCCTACGACAG GATCGTGGTTGCAGGATCTCTGCTCCAAAGTGCTGTGGTTCCCAACTCAGCTGCTCCCTTTGACTTCCAAGCTGCATACGGACTGAGTGACCAGATC GCCCTAGCCATCAGCGACCATTACCCGGTGGAGGTGACGCTGAAGAGAGCCTGA
- the DNASE1 gene encoding deoxyribonuclease-1 isoform X2 has protein sequence MRGARLMGVLLALAGLLQQALSLRIAAFNIQTFGETKMSNATLSNYIVQILSRYDIALVQEVRDNHLTAVGRLLDKLNQDDPNTYHYVVSEPLGRNSYKERYLFLFRPDQVSVLDSYQYDDGCEPCGNDSFSREPAVVKFSSPFTQIKEFAIVPLHAAPSDAVAEIDSLYDVYLDVWHKWDLEDVMLMGDFNAGCSYVTPSQWSSIRLHRSPRFQWLIPDTADTTVTSTHCAYDRP, from the exons ATGAGGGGTGCCAGGCTGATGGGGGTGCTGCTCGCCCTGGCTGGCCTTCTGCAGCAGGCCCTGTCCCTGAGAATAGCAGCCTTCAACATCCAGACTTTTGGGGAGACCAAGATGTCCAATGCTACCCTTTCCAACTACATTGTGCAG ATCCTGAGTCGCTATGATATCGCCCTCGTCCAGGAGGTCAGAGACAACCACCTGACGGCTGTAGGGAGGCTGCTGGACAAACTCAACCA GGATGACCCAAACACCTATCACTATGTGGTCAGTGAGCCGCTGGGACGCAACAGCTATAAGGAGCGCTACCTCTTCCTGTTCAG ACCCGACCAGGTTTCCGTGCTGGACAGCTACCAGTACGATGATGGCTGTGAGCCCTGTGGGAATGACAGCTTCAGCAGAGAGCCAGCTGTGGTCAAGTTTTCCTCCCCCTTCACAC AGATCAAGGAGTTTGCCATTGTTCCCCTGCATGCGGCCCCATCGGATGCAGTGGCTGAGATCGACTCTCTCTATGATGTCTACCTGGATGTCTGGCATAAGTGGGACTTGGAG GACGTCATGTTGATGGGTGATTTCAATGCTGGCTGCAGCTACGTGACCCCCTCGCAATGGTCATCTATCCGCCTGCACAGGAGCCCTCGCTTCCAGTGGCTGATTCCTGACACTGCCGACACCACTGTTACATCCACACACTGTGCCTACGACAG GCCCTAG